CCGGGGGTGCCGTACGGCCGGGGGTGCCGTACGGCACCGCCGCTCAGGCTCCGTACACCGGGTGCGGCGGCTCAGCCTCCGACAGGAGGCGCCGGGCGGTCTCCCCCGCCTCCGCCGGGGTCCGCCGCGCACCCTTGTCCGCGGTCGGGCCCGGCCGCCAGCCCTCCATGACGGTGAGGCGGCCGCCCTCGGCCTCGAAGACCCTGCCGGTCACGCCGTCCGAGGCGGCCGATCCCAGCCACACCACGAGCGGCGACACGTCCTCGGGCAGGGCGTCGAGACCGTCGAAGACCTGCTCGGTCATCCGGGTCCGGGCCGCCGGGGCGATCGCGTTGACCTGGACTCCGTACCGGGCGAGTTCCGCCGCCGCGACGAGGGTGAGGCCGACGATCGCGGCCTTGGCCGCCGCGTAGTTGCCCTGACCGACGCTGCCGAGGAGTCCGGCGCCCGAGGTGGTGTGGACGACCCGCGCGACCGGTGTGCGCCCGGCCTTCGCCTCGGCCCGCCAGTACGCGCCCGCGTGCCGCAGCGGCAGAAAGTGGCCCTTGCCGTGGACCCGCATGACGGCGTCCCAGTCGTCCTCGTCGAGGTTCACGAGCATCCGGTCGCGCAGGAAGCCGGCGTTGCTGACGAGGGTGTCGAGTCGGCCGAACGTGCCGAGGGCGGTCGCGACCAGTGAGGCGGCGCCCTCGGTCGTCGCGATGTCGCCGCCGTGGGCGACGGCCTCGCCGCCGGCCGCCCGGATCTCCTCGACGACCGCGGCCGCCGGGCTGTCCGGCCCGGGGCGGCCGTCCAGGCCGACCCCGAGGTCGTTGACGACGACCCGGGCGCCCTCGGCGGCGAAGGCGAGCGCGTGCGCCCGGCCGAGTCCCCGGCCCGCTCCGGTCACGATCACCACTCGTTCGTCACACAGACCCATCTCGGCTCTCCTTGTCGGCGGTC
This sequence is a window from Streptomyces sp. NBC_00691. Protein-coding genes within it:
- a CDS encoding SDR family oxidoreductase; protein product: MGLCDERVVIVTGAGRGLGRAHALAFAAEGARVVVNDLGVGLDGRPGPDSPAAAVVEEIRAAGGEAVAHGGDIATTEGAASLVATALGTFGRLDTLVSNAGFLRDRMLVNLDEDDWDAVMRVHGKGHFLPLRHAGAYWRAEAKAGRTPVARVVHTTSGAGLLGSVGQGNYAAAKAAIVGLTLVAAAELARYGVQVNAIAPAARTRMTEQVFDGLDALPEDVSPLVVWLGSAASDGVTGRVFEAEGGRLTVMEGWRPGPTADKGARRTPAEAGETARRLLSEAEPPHPVYGA